In Phlebotomus papatasi isolate M1 chromosome 1, Ppap_2.1, whole genome shotgun sequence, the following proteins share a genomic window:
- the LOC129809202 gene encoding protein phosphatase 1 regulatory subunit 21 produces the protein MESTDGKYQKLATEYAKIRAQANVLKRAVLEEQNKNGALRESFRLKEANLRRAEQEVDSLTFRNKQLEHRVASLQDDLDRELKRSKGSSRQPRNTEIHTMTKDAVIAEELQKKIIENAQLNSLISDKSAELDLVMERIKTLELQATEHSDTEKALRREIDALSIKNAELESKIVDVSSTIGSEDGLSVTGSDHTTPLHTNSSSSEERIAFLEKELNHWRTQYEILKIGDGLIGAKLLDMASKPTDMLSKGPSNGESDATTKEQLVYGHLSKKIEELFMAKCRAESKLASYMAECEGLQNALEILNAEMQDKTLKQEESQRKLQILEDDLVTTRCNYEEQITVLTEQIINLSDHLAARR, from the exons ATGGAGTCGACTGATGGGAAATATCAGAAATTGGCTACGGAATAtgcaaag ATAAGAGCCCAAGCCAATGTTCTGAAACGTGCTGTGCTGGAGGAGCAGAACAAAAATGGGGCATTGCGAGAGAGTTTTCGACTGAAGGAGGCGAATCTGAGGCGTGCAGAACAGGAAGTGGACAGTCTGACTTTTCGCAATAAGCAGCTGGAACACCGTGTGGCATCGCTCCAGGATGACCTTGATCGAGAGCTCAAGAGGAGCAAGGGTAGCAGCAGACAGCCACGTAACACTGAGATTCACACCATGACAAAGGATGCCGTTATTGCGGAGGAACTGCAGAAGAAAATCATTGAGAATGCTCAATTAAATTCCCTg ATATCTGATAAGTCTGCCGAATTGGATCTTGTCATGGAGAGAATCAAGACACTGGAACTTCAAGCCACAGAACATTCAGATACTGAGAAGGCTCTGAGGCGTGAAATTGATGCCCTTAGCATAAAGAATGCTGAATTGGAGAGCAAGATTGTAGATGTGTCCAGCACAATAGGAAGCGAAGATGGACTGAGTGTGACGGGAAGTGATCATACAACACCCCTCCATACAAATTCATCCTCCAGCGAGGAGAGAATAGCATTCCTGGAGAAGGAACTCAATCACTGGCGAACTCAGTATGAGATTCTAAAGATAGGGGATGGTCTAATTGGCGCCAAATTGCTCGATATGGCCAGTAAACCAACTGATATGCTATCCAAAGGCCCGTCCAATGGAGAATCTGATGCCACTACGAAGGAGCAACTGGTCTATGGGCACCTCAGCAAGAAGATTGAGGAACTCTTTATGGCCAAGTGTCGAGCAGAATCGAAATTAGCTTCCTATATGGCTGAATGTGAGGGTCTGCAGAATGCCCTTGAGATTCTCAATGCCGAAATGCAAGATAAAACACTGAAGCAAGAGGAGTCTCAGAGGAAACTGCAGATCTTGGAGGATGACTTAGTGACGACAAGATGCAATTATGAGGAGCAAATCACAGTTTTGACGGAGCAAATCATCAATTTGAGCGATCATTTGGCGGCCAGGCGTTAA
- the LOC129809211 gene encoding RNA-binding protein with serine-rich domain 1, which yields MVRDRSASADSEKKDRKGRSREKDRKKRGSVSSSSDSSGSSSDSSSSRSSSGSRSSSSSSSTSSSSSSSSSSSGAERSRAKRKTVTRSRSKSPVKDKNQKDGKDSRRSRSRDRSRRRSIDKDDKVHRKSPEKSREGRNRSRSMSPRSKRRKERSVTPRPTRIHIGRLTRNVTKDHVAEIFSVYGEIKGIEFPLERAINATRGFCYVEYSSPDDAENAMKHMDGGQIDGQEITAAPVLVPKQRPPIRRPSPIRNNRGMPRWRMQSPVRFRRRSPIRRSPRRRRSPPIRRRRHSNSSGSSR from the exons AT GGTGCGAGACCGGTCGGCGTCTGCGGACTCCGAAAAAAAGGACAGAAAAGGGCGAAGTCGCGAGAAAGATCGTAAAAAACGAGGCTCTGTGTCCAGTAGCAGTGACAGCAGTGGCAGTTCTTCGGATAGCAGCTCTTCGAGGAGCAGTTCAGGATCTCGATCGAGTTCATCCAGCTCTAGTACTTCCTCGAGCAGCTCTTCATCGAGTTCCAGCAGTGGAGCTGAACGCTCGAGGGCTAAGCGCAAAACCGTCACCAGATCTAGGAGCAAGAGCCCTGTAAAGGATAAAAATCAGAAGGATGGGAAGGATTCGCGACGTTCGCGTTCGAGGGATCGCTCTCGCCGTCGCAGCATCGACAAGGATGACAAGGTGCACAGGAAGAGCCCTGAGAAGTCTCGTGAAGGCAGAAATCGCTCCCGGTCGATGTCACCTCGTAGCAAGCGCAGAAAGGAACGTTCGGTCACTCCACGACCAACTAGAATCCATATCGGACGCCTCACGCGCAATGTGACCAAGGATCATGTGGCGGAGATCTTCAGTGTCTATGGGGAGATCAAGGGCATTGAGTTTCCCCTTGAGAGGGCCATTAATGCTACCAGAGGCTTCTGCTATGTGGAATACAGTAGCCCTGATGATGCAGAAAACGCAATGAAGCATATGGATGGCGGTCAGATTGACGGGCAGGAGATTACGGCAGCTCCTGTGCTGGTGCCCAAACAAAGGCCACCTATTCGGCGTCCATCGCCCATTCGGAACAATCGCGGAATGCCACGCTGGAGAATGCAGTCACCGGTTCGTTTCCGGCGCAGATCTCCCATCAGACGCAGCCCACGTCGTCGCAGGAGCCCCCCTATTCGTCGACGCAGGCACAGCAACAGTTCTGGAAGCTCTCGCTAA
- the LOC129809175 gene encoding zinc finger FYVE domain-containing protein 26 homolog, whose protein sequence is MKKQVKRKQLIPRNILVEYHPEFEALVLFGKLIGYYALWREKSILSIETSILANLSEILRKSQKCLVRYARGFTLEVFRQIKIIEFIQNISLSSIRRDIRLTHLFASSCISSLSADHLSLSDVPLTEIQSLLRQESILNGQIAKMLGIYREWDEDKQIGAVFSQLLGHQHYESSSLWLKIQPKADISNCKSTIHLVLDKYLDNRDEYRRILECISNFPLDEVIQMIYSLPPAIFRSDILDILVPRILENGPWTIKSQALILSDLILKEVNKGDTTQYDNLLDHLLTKPLDIIEVFLMNQDWELLDRVIPAILSYLSSESCPFCHQNDNFTQNRTTFADQHSSSPLTIECLDNLFIVYALQSVDIQIVLSDSSQSSTSLEKITLDFDMPHKAPSKENWIPDEAVTACMACKLTTFSMLKRRHHCRRCGRVVCKNCSSQKRRIPDMYRNLRVRVCDDCVRWEKQPVTATPTKVRLRSDEDVWIFSGDTNEDHMLRDQFTYEDAPSAAICISILNYHSSDLNAAKFLLWECDRLEALLRPLRPGSINPEIDYLAVAKMMRCLAIGAKIRVDHPACDDFKLKADIILMVIDAKCESLLPVERLTTRDSLRKLKDNLLSAGIWQLALDISVKCGFAIAGVMQAWGIDCLRQGQYALAREKMSHFLQCLVPPAFLDKIAPMLTKRAKLDTWDNLEIIDRSRRSSSVLSDILAILRGSSDQEFAYSESIYYVIMYGSHEDILGFLMKHDKLHTALLYTLSQKVCYSTFMGIIFLPQLQSGQEMTVLNSMKKIDSTLWRWETFVKKFCWYLETQRKLESLYNMQILMNDPIRASMTCIQFYTTNAQTYTDLQNNLRYLITAKMHCLSEMHNIEYGEPVKEVTRITMDLESLRKHIETIEMQIDITEFLSSAEENGEDIMENVKKLGRNCSPPTLFGNSANILPVLTLVSGNSLRRNFSLVKNILKIVSPPLDKIYDSCAIFLAAENRFRDIKEMIICAKEANHNINFDKLIFLAVKSASVLDDVHKQDDIVNISSLIELVTDIVLKIKSYTALGQLKTAYLLAVQHKRPQDLRKIARRAQLTKQTQIRRLCEKYFADNIRT, encoded by the exons atgaaaaagcAAGTGAAAAGAAAG CAACTGATCCCGAGGAATATTCTCGTGGAATACCATCCAGAATTCGAAGCCCTCGTTCTCTTTGGCAAACTTATTGGGTATTATGCATTGTGGCGGGAGAAGAGTATTCTCTCCATTGAGACCAGCATTCTGGCCAATCTCTCAGAGATTCTCAGAAAATCACAGAAATGTCTGGTCAGATACGCAAGAGGATTTACTCTGGAAGTTTTTCGACAAATCAAGATCATTGAGTTCATTCAGAATATCTCCTTATCCTCAATTCGCCGTGACATCCGTCTCACCCACTTATTTGCATCTTCATGCATCTCCTCCCTCTCAGCTGATCATCTTAGCTTATCAGACGTGCCACTGACTGAAATCCAATCATTGCTAAGGCAGGAGTCGATATTAAATGGACAAATAGCGAAAATGCTGGGAATTTATCGAGAATGGGATGAAGACAAGCAAATAGGGGCAGTATTCAGTCAATTACTCGGTCACCAGCACTATGAATCATCATCACTGTGGTTGAAAATACAACCAAAGGCTGATATCTCCAACTGTAAAAGCACAATTCACTTGGTTCTGGACAAATATCTCGATAACAGGGACGAATATCGCCGTATTCTCGAATGCATCTCTAACTTCCCGCTCGATGAAGTGATTCAAATGATTTATTCCCTTCCTCCTGCTATTTTCAGGAGTGATATTCTGGATATTCTTGTTCCCAGAATCCTTGAAAATGGTCCCTGGACAATTAAATCTCAAGCACTGATTCTAAGTGATTTGATCCTAAAGGAAGTCAACAAAGGAGACACAACGCAATATGACAATCTCCTGGACCATCTTTTGACCAAACCTTTGGATATCATTGAAGTTTTTCTAATGAATCAAGACTGGGAACTTCTAGATAGAGTTATTCCTGCCATTTTAAGCTACCTTTCTTCAGAATCCTGCCCTTTTTGCCATcagaatgataattttacacaaaacCGAACTACTTTTGCCGATCAACATTCTTCCAGTCCTCTGACTATTGAATGCCTggacaatttatttattgtctATGCTCTTCAATCCGTGGACATTCAAATTGTCCTTTCTGACTCATCTCAATCATCCACGAGCCTTGAAAAAATCACCCTGGACTTCGATATGCCACATAAAGCCCCATCTAAAGAGAACTGGATCCCTGATGAAGCTGTTACAGCGTGCATGGCATGCAAATTGACGACCTTTTCAATGCTGAAGAGACGCCACCATTGTCGACGTTGTGGCCGAGTTGTCTGCAAAAATTGCTCCAGCCAGAAACGTCGCATCCCTGATATGTATCGTAATCTCAGGGTTCGCGTATGTGATGATTGTGTACGTTGGGAGAAACAGCCAGTAACTGCCACTCCCACAAAAGTACGTCTTCGGTCAGATGAAGATGTGTGGATTTTTTCTGGAGACACAAATGAAGATCACATGCTTCGCGATCAATTCACGTACGAGGATGCTCCAAGTGCAGCTATCTGCATAAGCATTCTAAATTATCATTCTTCAGATCTCAATGCAGCCAAATTCTTGCTCTGGGAATGTGATCGCCTTGAAGCTCTACTACGACCCCTTCGACCAGGATCCATAAATCCCGAGATCGACTACTTGGCAGTCGCCAAGATGATGAGATGCTTAGCAATTGGAGCAAAG ATACGCGTTGATCATCCCGCTTGTGATGACTTCAAACTCAAAGCCGATATCATCCTAATGGTAATTGATGCAAAATGCGAATCACTGCTGCCAGTTGAGCGTCTCACAACACGAGATAGCCTGAGAAAACTGAAAGACAATCTTCTATCAGCTGGAATTTGGCAGTTAGCACTCGATATCTCCGTCAAATGTGGCTTTGCCATTGCAGGAGTAATGCAAGCTTGGGGAATTGACTGCCTCCGGCAAGGTCAATATGCACTAGCCCGTGAGAAGATGTCTCATTTCCTTCAGTGCCTAGTACCACCTGCTTTCCTGGACAAAATAGCTCCTATGCTGACAAAGAGGGCAAAACTCGATACATGGGACAATTTAGAGATCATTGATCGCTCAAGGAGATCATCTTCCGTCCTATCGGACATTCTGGCCATCCTAAGGGGCTCATCTGACCAAGAATTTGCCTACAGTGAGAGTATCTACTATGTGATCATGTATGGATCGCATGAGGATATCTTGGGATTCCTCATGAAACACGATAAATTGCATACAGCTCTACTGTACACTCTCAGTCAAAAAGTCTGCTACAGCACATTCATGGGGATCATCTTCCTGCCACAGCTACAGTCAGGCCAAGAAATGACTGTGCTGAATAGTATGAAGAAGATTGACTCGACACTGTGGCGTTGGGAGACTTTTGTCAAGAAATTCTGTTGGTATCTCGAGACTCAACGCAAATTAGAATCACTCTACAACATGCAGATCCTTATGAATGATCCCATTAGGGCTTCAATGACCTGCATCCAATTCTACACGACAAATGCTCAAACCTACACTGATCTCCAAAACAATTTGCGTTACTTGATAACGGCCAAAATGCACTGCCTCTCAGAGATGCACAACATCGAGTATGGAGAGCCCGTTAAGGAAGTCACCAGAATAACGATGGATCTCGAGTCACTGCGTAAGCATATTGAGACTATAGAGATGCAAATAGACATTACGGAATTCCTTTCAAGCGCCGAAGAAAATGGAGAGGATATCATGGAGAATGTAAAGAAATTAGGAAGAAATTGTTCACCTCCAACACTCTTTGGGAATTCAGCAAATATACTGCCTGTTCTTACTCTAGTTTCTGGGAACAGTCTCAggaggaatttttccctagTCAAGAATATCCTGAAAATTGTATCTCCGCCCCTGGATAAAATTTACGATAGCTGTGCCATATTTCTGGCGGCTGAAAATCGTTTCCGTGACATCAAGGAGATGATCATTTGCGCTAAGGAAGCCAACCACAATATCAATTTCGACAAACTCATTTTTCTGGCTGTAAAGAGTGCCAGTGTTCTGGATGATGTTCACAAGCAGGATGATATCGTGAATATATCTTCCCTGATTGAACTAGTGACGGACATTGTGCTGAAAATCAAGAGTTACACAGCTCTGGGACAACTCAAAACAGCCTATCTCTTGGCTGTGCAGCACAAAAGACCCCAGGATCTCCGGAAGATCGCCCGGAGGGCTCAACTCACCAAACAAACCCAAATCCGAAGACTGTGCGAAAAATATTTCGCAGACAATATCCGTACATAG